One genomic window of Octopus bimaculoides isolate UCB-OBI-ISO-001 chromosome 2, ASM119413v2, whole genome shotgun sequence includes the following:
- the LOC106870602 gene encoding putative amine oxidase [copper-containing] isoform X4, with amino-acid sequence MVYRSPYREVVQDFNWRTEDMALSQTLKFWRTITYVLIAVSLSLLIAVIVISSERNCYMGEEKPAEPVIETAEWYNELLPNEIELVVKFLEERSNLSIVTAKKALLSDSFIHFIELKMPEKKNILRYLNEKTYLPNREAKAVIFRGNKPIPCVEEYVIGPLSNITYMHKIRTIPFYQRPITVMEMKNLKFYIIKKVEDKTRDFLLKEYDALPISCIAHCLQFYLSPVPEALGKSKRRLLWLGFSYKAIYDISPVNFQFEADITSPTPSDWTVGKVWFDNKMYNSLTHLIQDYDKTSNENTTRFYQRTVFQEKPFSDFHKYEQKEESSGGSDSKKSYTILKQSTIHYLNWKFHFHITPSVGLRILNIRYWNEQIVYEMSLQEIAVLYSGFSPAGIMLNFIDGTALFGTRSKGLIAGVDCPNHATFLSPYIYSSNDGGMKKMENALCVFDQSTTVPLSRHKFNTMHGTFFDALLDKILVLRTVVTFLSYDYIIDYLFHKNGAIEVQIHSTGKLLVTSYSPNKSPYGVQISKTTIANIHNHLFHYKVDLDVKGTENRFETWNLQQYRTHVPWDGLIKNNYHIQKRLTRVLIETETKATFDYESSSPKYLLFYNKLFNNEFGNPRSYRVIINDVSNLLSPHDYGFSRTVSWAYHHMSVTSRKETEERSSSIYALWDNGDQVVNFANFSDGESICDE; translated from the exons ATGGTTTATCGCTCGCCGTATCGTGAAGTAGTACAAG attttaattGGAGAACAGAAGATATGGCCCTGTCTCAAACGCTTAAATTTTGGAGAACGATAACTTATGTCTTGATCGCAGTTAGTTTGTCGTTATTAATTGCAGTGATTGTAATCAGCAGTGAAAGAAACTGTTACATGGGTGAAGAGAAACCAGCTGAGCCCGTGATAGAGACAGCTGAGTGGTACAATGAACTGCTGCCAAATGAAATAGAGTTGGTCGTGAAGTTCTTGGAGGAGAGAAGTAATCTCTCGATTGTCACTGCAAAGAAAGCTCTTCTCAGTGAttcgtttattcattttatcgagctgaaaatgccagagaaaaaaaatattttacgcTATCTTAATGAAAAAACATATTTACCAAACCGTGAAGCTAAGGCCGTAATATTTCGAGGAAATAAACCTATTCCTTGTGTTGAGGAATATGTTATAGGACCTCTTTCGAATATTACTTACATGCATAAAATTCGGACCATCCCATTTTATCAACGGCCAATAACTGTCATGGAGATGAAGAACCTGaagttttatattataaaaaaggTTGAAGATAAAACCAGGGATTTCTTATTGAAAGAGTATGATGCCCTTCCAATAAGTTGCATAGCACATTGTTTGCAATTTTACCTGTCCCCTGTACCCGAAGCTCTCGGTAAATCTAAACGTCGTTTACTCTGGTTAGGGTTTTCTTATAAAGCTATCTACGATATTTCACCTGTAAACTTTCAGTTTGAGGCTGACATAACTAGTCCAACTCCATCTGACTGGACTGTCGGTAAAGTTTGGTTTgacaataaaatgtataatagtcTTACGCATCTCATACAGGATTATGATAAAACTTCCAACGAAAACACGACTAGATTTTACCAAAGAACTGTCTTCCAAGAAAAACCTTTCAGTGATTTCCACAAATATGAGCAAAAGGAAGAATCATCGGGTGGAAGCGATTCAAAGAAGtcatacacaatattaaaacaatcaactattcattatttaaattggaaatttcattttcatataactCCGTCTGTTGGCTTACGTATTCTTAACATTCGTTATTGGAACGAACAAATTGTTTACGAAATGAGTCTCCAAGAAATTGCTGTTTTATATTCAGGATTTAGTCCAGCAGGAATAATGCTAAATTTTATTGATGGTACAGCCTTATTTGGTACAAGAAGCAAAGGTCTTATCGCTGGTGTTGATTGTCCAAATCACGCAACCTTTTTGTCTCCTTACATCTATTCCTCCAATGATGGTGGgatgaagaaaatggaaaacgCATTGTGTGTTTTTGACCAGTCTACAACGGTTCCTCTTAGTCGGCATAAATTTAACACAATGCATGGAACTTTTTTTGACGCTTTGCTCGACAAAATTCTTGTTCTAAGAACTGTTGTGACATTTCTTTCGTACGACTACATTATAGATTATTTATTCCATAAAAATGGTGCCATTGAAGTCCAGATACATTCTACAGGTAAGCTTTTGGTAACTTCCTACAGCCCGAATAAAAGTCCATATGGGGTACAAATAAGCAAAACCACCATTGCTAATATACATAATCATTTGTTTCACTACAAAGTTGACTTAGACGTGAAAGGAACAGAAAATCGATTTGAAACTTGGAATTTACAACAGTATCGAACACATGTTCCTTGGGATGGATTGATCAAAAATAATTATCACATTCAGAAACGTTTAACTCGTGTTTTAATTGAAACAGAGACTAAAGCAACGTTTGATTATGAATCATCGAGTCCGAAATATCTGTTGTTTTATAACAAACTGTTTAACAACGAATTTGGAAATCCACGTAGTTATCGAGTTATAATTAACGATGTATCGAATCTATTATCGCCACATGATTACGGATTTTCAAGGACCGTCAGTTGGGCCTACCACCACATGAGTGTAACATCAAGGAAGGAAACTGAAGAGAGAAGTTCTTCAATATATGCCCTGTGGGATAATGGTGACCAAGTGGTGAACTTTGCCAACTTCTCAGACGGAGAATCCATTTGTGATGAG
- the LOC106870602 gene encoding putative amine oxidase [copper-containing] isoform X1, giving the protein MVYRSPYREVVQDFNWRTEDMALSQTLKFWRTITYVLIAVSLSLLIAVIVISSERNCYMGEEKPAEPVIETAEWYNELLPNEIELVVKFLEERSNLSIVTAKKALLSDSFIHFIELKMPEKKNILRYLNEKTYLPNREAKAVIFRGNKPIPCVEEYVIGPLSNITYMHKIRTIPFYQRPITVMEMKNLKFYIIKKVEDKTRDFLLKEYDALPISCIAHCLQFYLSPVPEALGKSKRRLLWLGFSYKAIYDISPVNFQFEADITSPTPSDWTVGKVWFDNKMYNSLTHLIQDYDKTSNENTTRFYQRTVFQEKPFSDFHKYEQKEESSGGSDSKKSYTILKQSTIHYLNWKFHFHITPSVGLRILNIRYWNEQIVYEMSLQEIAVLYSGFSPAGIMLNFIDGTALFGTRSKGLIAGVDCPNHATFLSPYIYSSNDGGMKKMENALCVFDQSTTVPLSRHKFNTMHGTFFDALLDKILVLRTVVTFLSYDYIIDYLFHKNGAIEVQIHSTGKLLVTSYSPNKSPYGVQISKTTIANIHNHLFHYKVDLDVKGTENRFETWNLQQYRTHVPWDGLIKNNYHIQKRLTRVLIETETKATFDYESSSPKYLLFYNKLFNNEFGNPRSYRVIINDVSNLLSPHDYGFSRTVSWAYHHMSVTSRKETEERSSSIYALWDNGDQVVNFANFSDGESICDEDLVAWITLGFQHIPQLENIPSTNTLGTKVSFLLMPFNYFDKDPLASEEDRYFFPVDD; this is encoded by the exons ATGGTTTATCGCTCGCCGTATCGTGAAGTAGTACAAG attttaattGGAGAACAGAAGATATGGCCCTGTCTCAAACGCTTAAATTTTGGAGAACGATAACTTATGTCTTGATCGCAGTTAGTTTGTCGTTATTAATTGCAGTGATTGTAATCAGCAGTGAAAGAAACTGTTACATGGGTGAAGAGAAACCAGCTGAGCCCGTGATAGAGACAGCTGAGTGGTACAATGAACTGCTGCCAAATGAAATAGAGTTGGTCGTGAAGTTCTTGGAGGAGAGAAGTAATCTCTCGATTGTCACTGCAAAGAAAGCTCTTCTCAGTGAttcgtttattcattttatcgagctgaaaatgccagagaaaaaaaatattttacgcTATCTTAATGAAAAAACATATTTACCAAACCGTGAAGCTAAGGCCGTAATATTTCGAGGAAATAAACCTATTCCTTGTGTTGAGGAATATGTTATAGGACCTCTTTCGAATATTACTTACATGCATAAAATTCGGACCATCCCATTTTATCAACGGCCAATAACTGTCATGGAGATGAAGAACCTGaagttttatattataaaaaaggTTGAAGATAAAACCAGGGATTTCTTATTGAAAGAGTATGATGCCCTTCCAATAAGTTGCATAGCACATTGTTTGCAATTTTACCTGTCCCCTGTACCCGAAGCTCTCGGTAAATCTAAACGTCGTTTACTCTGGTTAGGGTTTTCTTATAAAGCTATCTACGATATTTCACCTGTAAACTTTCAGTTTGAGGCTGACATAACTAGTCCAACTCCATCTGACTGGACTGTCGGTAAAGTTTGGTTTgacaataaaatgtataatagtcTTACGCATCTCATACAGGATTATGATAAAACTTCCAACGAAAACACGACTAGATTTTACCAAAGAACTGTCTTCCAAGAAAAACCTTTCAGTGATTTCCACAAATATGAGCAAAAGGAAGAATCATCGGGTGGAAGCGATTCAAAGAAGtcatacacaatattaaaacaatcaactattcattatttaaattggaaatttcattttcatataactCCGTCTGTTGGCTTACGTATTCTTAACATTCGTTATTGGAACGAACAAATTGTTTACGAAATGAGTCTCCAAGAAATTGCTGTTTTATATTCAGGATTTAGTCCAGCAGGAATAATGCTAAATTTTATTGATGGTACAGCCTTATTTGGTACAAGAAGCAAAGGTCTTATCGCTGGTGTTGATTGTCCAAATCACGCAACCTTTTTGTCTCCTTACATCTATTCCTCCAATGATGGTGGgatgaagaaaatggaaaacgCATTGTGTGTTTTTGACCAGTCTACAACGGTTCCTCTTAGTCGGCATAAATTTAACACAATGCATGGAACTTTTTTTGACGCTTTGCTCGACAAAATTCTTGTTCTAAGAACTGTTGTGACATTTCTTTCGTACGACTACATTATAGATTATTTATTCCATAAAAATGGTGCCATTGAAGTCCAGATACATTCTACAGGTAAGCTTTTGGTAACTTCCTACAGCCCGAATAAAAGTCCATATGGGGTACAAATAAGCAAAACCACCATTGCTAATATACATAATCATTTGTTTCACTACAAAGTTGACTTAGACGTGAAAGGAACAGAAAATCGATTTGAAACTTGGAATTTACAACAGTATCGAACACATGTTCCTTGGGATGGATTGATCAAAAATAATTATCACATTCAGAAACGTTTAACTCGTGTTTTAATTGAAACAGAGACTAAAGCAACGTTTGATTATGAATCATCGAGTCCGAAATATCTGTTGTTTTATAACAAACTGTTTAACAACGAATTTGGAAATCCACGTAGTTATCGAGTTATAATTAACGATGTATCGAATCTATTATCGCCACATGATTACGGATTTTCAAGGACCGTCAGTTGGGCCTACCACCACATGAGTGTAACATCAAGGAAGGAAACTGAAGAGAGAAGTTCTTCAATATATGCCCTGTGGGATAATGGTGACCAAGTGGTGAACTTTGCCAACTTCTCAGACGGAGAATCCATTTGTGATGAG
- the LOC106870602 gene encoding putative amine oxidase [copper-containing] isoform X3 — translation MVYRSPYREVVQDFNWRTEDMALSQTLKFWRTITYVLIAVSLSLLIAVIVISSERNCYMGEEKPAEPVIETAEWYNELLPNEIELVVKFLEERSNLSIVTAKKALLSDSFIHFIELKMPEKKNILRYLNEKTYLPNREAKAVIFRGNKPIPCVEEYVIGPLSNITYMHKIRTIPFYQRPITVMEMKNLKFYIIKKVEDKTRDFLLKEYDALPISCIAHCLQFYLSPVPEALGKSKRRLLWLGFSYKAIYDISPVNFQFEADITSPTPSDWTVGKVWFDNKMYNSLTHLIQDYDKTSNENTTRFYQRTVFQEKPFSDFHKYEQKEESSGGSDSKKSYTILKQSTIHYLNWKFHFHITPSVGLRILNIRYWNEQIVYEMSLQEIAVLYSGFSPAGIMLNFIDGTALFGTRSKGLIAGVDCPNHATFLSPYIYSSNDGGMKKMENALCVFDQSTTVPLSRHKFNTMHGTFFDALLDKILVLRTVVTFLSYDYIIDYLFHKNGAIEVQIHSTGKLLVTSYSPNKSPYGVQISKTTIANIHNHLFHYKVDLDVKGTENRFETWNLQQYRTHVPWDGLIKNNYHIQKRLTRVLIETETKATFDYESSSPKYLLFYNKLFNNEFGNPRSYRVIINDVSNLLSPHDYGFSRTVSWAYHHMSVTSRKETEERSSSIYALWDNGDQVVNFANFSDGESICDEAQGLKFWGGD, via the exons ATGGTTTATCGCTCGCCGTATCGTGAAGTAGTACAAG attttaattGGAGAACAGAAGATATGGCCCTGTCTCAAACGCTTAAATTTTGGAGAACGATAACTTATGTCTTGATCGCAGTTAGTTTGTCGTTATTAATTGCAGTGATTGTAATCAGCAGTGAAAGAAACTGTTACATGGGTGAAGAGAAACCAGCTGAGCCCGTGATAGAGACAGCTGAGTGGTACAATGAACTGCTGCCAAATGAAATAGAGTTGGTCGTGAAGTTCTTGGAGGAGAGAAGTAATCTCTCGATTGTCACTGCAAAGAAAGCTCTTCTCAGTGAttcgtttattcattttatcgagctgaaaatgccagagaaaaaaaatattttacgcTATCTTAATGAAAAAACATATTTACCAAACCGTGAAGCTAAGGCCGTAATATTTCGAGGAAATAAACCTATTCCTTGTGTTGAGGAATATGTTATAGGACCTCTTTCGAATATTACTTACATGCATAAAATTCGGACCATCCCATTTTATCAACGGCCAATAACTGTCATGGAGATGAAGAACCTGaagttttatattataaaaaaggTTGAAGATAAAACCAGGGATTTCTTATTGAAAGAGTATGATGCCCTTCCAATAAGTTGCATAGCACATTGTTTGCAATTTTACCTGTCCCCTGTACCCGAAGCTCTCGGTAAATCTAAACGTCGTTTACTCTGGTTAGGGTTTTCTTATAAAGCTATCTACGATATTTCACCTGTAAACTTTCAGTTTGAGGCTGACATAACTAGTCCAACTCCATCTGACTGGACTGTCGGTAAAGTTTGGTTTgacaataaaatgtataatagtcTTACGCATCTCATACAGGATTATGATAAAACTTCCAACGAAAACACGACTAGATTTTACCAAAGAACTGTCTTCCAAGAAAAACCTTTCAGTGATTTCCACAAATATGAGCAAAAGGAAGAATCATCGGGTGGAAGCGATTCAAAGAAGtcatacacaatattaaaacaatcaactattcattatttaaattggaaatttcattttcatataactCCGTCTGTTGGCTTACGTATTCTTAACATTCGTTATTGGAACGAACAAATTGTTTACGAAATGAGTCTCCAAGAAATTGCTGTTTTATATTCAGGATTTAGTCCAGCAGGAATAATGCTAAATTTTATTGATGGTACAGCCTTATTTGGTACAAGAAGCAAAGGTCTTATCGCTGGTGTTGATTGTCCAAATCACGCAACCTTTTTGTCTCCTTACATCTATTCCTCCAATGATGGTGGgatgaagaaaatggaaaacgCATTGTGTGTTTTTGACCAGTCTACAACGGTTCCTCTTAGTCGGCATAAATTTAACACAATGCATGGAACTTTTTTTGACGCTTTGCTCGACAAAATTCTTGTTCTAAGAACTGTTGTGACATTTCTTTCGTACGACTACATTATAGATTATTTATTCCATAAAAATGGTGCCATTGAAGTCCAGATACATTCTACAGGTAAGCTTTTGGTAACTTCCTACAGCCCGAATAAAAGTCCATATGGGGTACAAATAAGCAAAACCACCATTGCTAATATACATAATCATTTGTTTCACTACAAAGTTGACTTAGACGTGAAAGGAACAGAAAATCGATTTGAAACTTGGAATTTACAACAGTATCGAACACATGTTCCTTGGGATGGATTGATCAAAAATAATTATCACATTCAGAAACGTTTAACTCGTGTTTTAATTGAAACAGAGACTAAAGCAACGTTTGATTATGAATCATCGAGTCCGAAATATCTGTTGTTTTATAACAAACTGTTTAACAACGAATTTGGAAATCCACGTAGTTATCGAGTTATAATTAACGATGTATCGAATCTATTATCGCCACATGATTACGGATTTTCAAGGACCGTCAGTTGGGCCTACCACCACATGAGTGTAACATCAAGGAAGGAAACTGAAGAGAGAAGTTCTTCAATATATGCCCTGTGGGATAATGGTGACCAAGTGGTGAACTTTGCCAACTTCTCAGACGGAGAATCCATTTGTGATGAG
- the LOC106870602 gene encoding putative amine oxidase [copper-containing] isoform X2, producing MVYRSPYREVVQDFNWRTEDMALSQTLKFWRTITYVLIAVSLSLLIAVIVISSERNCYMGEEKPAEPVIETAEWYNELLPNEIELVVKFLEERSNLSIVTAKKALLSDSFIHFIELKMPEKKNILRYLNEKTYLPNREAKAVIFRGNKPIPCVEEYVIGPLSNITYMHKIRTIPFYQRPITVMEMKNLKFYIIKKVEDKTRDFLLKEYDALPISCIAHCLQFYLSPVPEALGKSKRRLLWLGFSYKAIYDISPVNFQFEADITSPTPSDWTVGKVWFDNKMYNSLTHLIQDYDKTSNENTTRFYQRTVFQEKPFSDFHKYEQKEESSGGSDSKKSYTILKQSTIHYLNWKFHFHITPSVGLRILNIRYWNEQIVYEMSLQEIAVLYSGFSPAGIMLNFIDGTALFGTRSKGLIAGVDCPNHATFLSPYIYSSNDGGMKKMENALCVFDQSTTVPLSRHKFNTMHGTFFDALLDKILVLRTVVTFLSYDYIIDYLFHKNGAIEVQIHSTGKLLVTSYSPNKSPYGVQISKTTIANIHNHLFHYKVDLDVKGTENRFETWNLQQYRTHVPWDGLIKNNYHIQKRLTRVLIETETKATFDYESSSPKYLLFYNKLFNNEFGNPRSYRVIINDVSNLLSPHDYGFSRTVSWAYHHMSVTSRKETEERSSSIYALWDNGDQVVNFANFSDGESICDEGNLGLMKGKLYIIQNI from the exons ATGGTTTATCGCTCGCCGTATCGTGAAGTAGTACAAG attttaattGGAGAACAGAAGATATGGCCCTGTCTCAAACGCTTAAATTTTGGAGAACGATAACTTATGTCTTGATCGCAGTTAGTTTGTCGTTATTAATTGCAGTGATTGTAATCAGCAGTGAAAGAAACTGTTACATGGGTGAAGAGAAACCAGCTGAGCCCGTGATAGAGACAGCTGAGTGGTACAATGAACTGCTGCCAAATGAAATAGAGTTGGTCGTGAAGTTCTTGGAGGAGAGAAGTAATCTCTCGATTGTCACTGCAAAGAAAGCTCTTCTCAGTGAttcgtttattcattttatcgagctgaaaatgccagagaaaaaaaatattttacgcTATCTTAATGAAAAAACATATTTACCAAACCGTGAAGCTAAGGCCGTAATATTTCGAGGAAATAAACCTATTCCTTGTGTTGAGGAATATGTTATAGGACCTCTTTCGAATATTACTTACATGCATAAAATTCGGACCATCCCATTTTATCAACGGCCAATAACTGTCATGGAGATGAAGAACCTGaagttttatattataaaaaaggTTGAAGATAAAACCAGGGATTTCTTATTGAAAGAGTATGATGCCCTTCCAATAAGTTGCATAGCACATTGTTTGCAATTTTACCTGTCCCCTGTACCCGAAGCTCTCGGTAAATCTAAACGTCGTTTACTCTGGTTAGGGTTTTCTTATAAAGCTATCTACGATATTTCACCTGTAAACTTTCAGTTTGAGGCTGACATAACTAGTCCAACTCCATCTGACTGGACTGTCGGTAAAGTTTGGTTTgacaataaaatgtataatagtcTTACGCATCTCATACAGGATTATGATAAAACTTCCAACGAAAACACGACTAGATTTTACCAAAGAACTGTCTTCCAAGAAAAACCTTTCAGTGATTTCCACAAATATGAGCAAAAGGAAGAATCATCGGGTGGAAGCGATTCAAAGAAGtcatacacaatattaaaacaatcaactattcattatttaaattggaaatttcattttcatataactCCGTCTGTTGGCTTACGTATTCTTAACATTCGTTATTGGAACGAACAAATTGTTTACGAAATGAGTCTCCAAGAAATTGCTGTTTTATATTCAGGATTTAGTCCAGCAGGAATAATGCTAAATTTTATTGATGGTACAGCCTTATTTGGTACAAGAAGCAAAGGTCTTATCGCTGGTGTTGATTGTCCAAATCACGCAACCTTTTTGTCTCCTTACATCTATTCCTCCAATGATGGTGGgatgaagaaaatggaaaacgCATTGTGTGTTTTTGACCAGTCTACAACGGTTCCTCTTAGTCGGCATAAATTTAACACAATGCATGGAACTTTTTTTGACGCTTTGCTCGACAAAATTCTTGTTCTAAGAACTGTTGTGACATTTCTTTCGTACGACTACATTATAGATTATTTATTCCATAAAAATGGTGCCATTGAAGTCCAGATACATTCTACAGGTAAGCTTTTGGTAACTTCCTACAGCCCGAATAAAAGTCCATATGGGGTACAAATAAGCAAAACCACCATTGCTAATATACATAATCATTTGTTTCACTACAAAGTTGACTTAGACGTGAAAGGAACAGAAAATCGATTTGAAACTTGGAATTTACAACAGTATCGAACACATGTTCCTTGGGATGGATTGATCAAAAATAATTATCACATTCAGAAACGTTTAACTCGTGTTTTAATTGAAACAGAGACTAAAGCAACGTTTGATTATGAATCATCGAGTCCGAAATATCTGTTGTTTTATAACAAACTGTTTAACAACGAATTTGGAAATCCACGTAGTTATCGAGTTATAATTAACGATGTATCGAATCTATTATCGCCACATGATTACGGATTTTCAAGGACCGTCAGTTGGGCCTACCACCACATGAGTGTAACATCAAGGAAGGAAACTGAAGAGAGAAGTTCTTCAATATATGCCCTGTGGGATAATGGTGACCAAGTGGTGAACTTTGCCAACTTCTCAGACGGAGAATCCATTTGTGATGAG